The following proteins are encoded in a genomic region of Limosilactobacillus reuteri subsp. reuteri:
- the rpsL gene encoding 30S ribosomal protein S12, which produces MPTINQLVRKGRKSHKGKSKSPALGYVYNTFKKEEIKTPSPQKRGVATRVGTMTPKKPNSALRKYARVRLSNLIEVTAYIPGIGHNLQEHSVVLIRGGRVKDLPGVRYHIIRGTLDTAGVEGRMQSRSKYGAKKPKNKK; this is translated from the coding sequence ATGCCAACCATTAACCAATTGGTACGTAAAGGCCGTAAGAGCCACAAGGGCAAGTCAAAGTCACCAGCTCTTGGTTATGTTTACAACACTTTCAAGAAAGAAGAAATTAAGACTCCATCACCACAAAAACGTGGAGTTGCTACTCGTGTGGGTACTATGACTCCTAAGAAGCCTAACTCAGCTTTACGGAAGTATGCCCGTGTACGTCTTTCAAACTTAATCGAAGTTACTGCTTACATTCCTGGTATTGGACACAACCTCCAAGAACACTCAGTTGTTTTAATTCGTGGTGGTCGTGTTAAGGATTTACCTGGGGTTCGTTACCACATCATCCGTGGTACTCTAGATACTGCTGGTGTTGAAGGCCGTATGCAATCACGTTCTAAGTACGGTGCTAAGAAGCCTAAGAATAAGAAGTAA
- a CDS encoding prepilin peptidase: protein MLFLSFLFGASVASFITSCCYRLGNNHSLTIPQRSYCDNCHSILRWWHLIPIFSFIILRGQCYYCKQKISLYLPVIEFLSGIAFTTFLIYEPIHDLIILLFLTSLIFLTSTDFFSHVIYSYSLLGMFPITLLSIPQNYFYNLIFACILVVSLLLFATFTKTLGIGDIEFLFVTCLIWGWYQTLLIIQWSSLIMLFIFVFTRKKKLPFIPALSLVTILCLFIQGC, encoded by the coding sequence ATGTTATTTTTATCATTTTTATTTGGTGCTTCTGTTGCTTCATTTATTACTTCTTGTTGCTATCGTCTTGGTAATAACCACTCTTTAACCATTCCTCAGCGATCATATTGTGATAATTGCCATTCTATTTTACGATGGTGGCATCTTATCCCTATTTTTAGTTTTATCATCCTTCGCGGTCAATGTTATTATTGTAAACAAAAAATTAGTTTATATTTGCCAGTAATTGAATTTTTATCTGGTATTGCTTTTACTACTTTCCTCATTTATGAACCTATTCATGACTTAATCATTCTTCTCTTTCTCACTAGCTTAATCTTTTTAACTTCTACTGATTTTTTTAGTCATGTAATCTATTCTTATTCACTATTGGGAATGTTTCCGATTACCTTACTATCTATTCCACAAAATTATTTTTACAATTTGATTTTTGCCTGCATTCTAGTAGTCAGTTTACTATTATTTGCTACTTTTACTAAGACACTAGGAATTGGCGATATTGAATTTTTGTTTGTAACATGCCTGATATGGGGATGGTATCAAACCCTTTTAATTATCCAATGGAGCTCTTTAATCATGCTATTTATCTTTGTATTTACAAGAAAAAAGAAACTACCATTTATCCCCGCTCTATCCCTTGTTACTATTCTGTGTCTTTTTATACAAGGCTGTTAA
- the rpoC gene encoding DNA-directed RNA polymerase subunit beta': protein MIDVNKFESMQIGLASPDKIRSWSYGEVKKPETINYRTLKPEKQGLFDERIFGPTKDYECACGKYKRIRYKGRVCDRCGVEVTSAKVRRERMGHIELAAPVSHIWYFKGIPSRMGLVLDMSPRSLEEVIYFASYVVLDPGDTPLEKKQLLTEAEYRDKKAEYGDRFKAEMGAAAIQKLLADVDLEKEAAELKEELKEATGQKRTRAIRRLDILEAFIKSGNKPEWMVMDVIPVMPPDLRPMVQLEGGRFATSDLNDLYRRVINRNNRLKRLLKLQAPGIIVQNEKRMLQEAVDALIDNGRRGRPVAGPGNRPLKSLSHLLKGKQGRFRQNLLGKRVDYSGRSVIDVGPSLKLNQMGLPVPMALELFKPFIMHELVKRGLSANVKSAKRKIDRSDDDVFDVLEDVIKEHPVLLNRAPTLHRLGIQAFEPILVSGKSMRLHPLVCSAYNADFDGDQMAIHVPLSDEAQAEARLLMLAAHHILSPRDGEPIVSPSQDMVIGNYYMTTEDKGREGEGMIFKDTDEAELAYRNDYVSLQTRVGVQVSAFPEKPFTDDQRGKIMVTTVGKLLFNRIMPKDFAYINEPTDANIQNGVDDRFFLEPGQDIHEYLENAPLVPPFKKGFLSDLIAEVYKRYKVTKTSQFLDRIKDLGYYESTISGLTTAMSDIHDLPEKPEILDKAQKQVTLITKQFRRGLITDDERYERVIGAWNDAKDEVQNKLIEHMDIHNPINMMSDSGARGNISNFTQLAGMRGLMASPNGKIMELPVKSNFYEGLSVLEMFISSHGARKGMTDTALKTANSGYLTRRLVDVAQDVVVREKDCGTDRGLEVTAITNGNEMIEPLYDRIMGRYTMKSVFDPKTGEKIVGKNVLIDEEMAQKIVDAGVKKVTIRSAFTCNTEHGVCERCYGRNAATGDRVEAGEAVGTVAAQSIGEPGTQLTLRNFHTGGVAGNDDITQGLPRIQEIVEARNPKGRATITEVTGEVVSIEENPAERTKDITIKGETDTRTYTLPITARMKVAEGDFIHRGAPLNEGSIDPKELIQVRDVLSTETYLLSQVQGVYRMQGIDLLDKHVEIMIRQMMRKVRVMDPGDTDLLPGQLMDISQFRDANKDTLVAGNIPATARPVILGITKAALETNSFLSAASFQETTRVLTDAAIRGKNDPLVGLKENVIIGKIIPAGTGMSAYRNIKPKEVSVAAYSIKDIEAKLKEEDKQN from the coding sequence TTGATTGATGTCAATAAATTTGAAAGTATGCAGATCGGTCTGGCATCTCCAGATAAGATCCGTAGTTGGTCATATGGGGAAGTTAAAAAGCCCGAGACTATTAACTACCGGACATTAAAGCCAGAAAAGCAAGGTCTGTTTGACGAACGAATCTTTGGCCCAACCAAGGATTACGAATGTGCGTGTGGAAAGTACAAGCGTATCCGTTACAAAGGTCGTGTTTGTGACCGTTGTGGTGTTGAGGTTACTAGTGCAAAAGTTCGTCGTGAACGGATGGGGCACATTGAATTAGCTGCTCCTGTATCTCACATTTGGTACTTTAAAGGAATTCCAAGTCGAATGGGGCTTGTATTAGATATGAGTCCACGTTCGCTTGAAGAAGTTATTTACTTTGCTTCATATGTTGTTCTTGATCCAGGTGATACTCCACTTGAAAAGAAACAACTTTTAACTGAAGCTGAATATCGTGATAAAAAAGCAGAATATGGTGACCGGTTCAAAGCTGAAATGGGAGCTGCTGCTATTCAAAAACTTTTAGCTGATGTTGACTTAGAAAAGGAAGCTGCTGAATTAAAGGAAGAATTGAAAGAAGCTACTGGTCAAAAACGGACTCGTGCTATTCGTCGTCTTGATATTCTTGAAGCTTTCATTAAGTCAGGAAATAAGCCTGAATGGATGGTTATGGATGTAATTCCAGTTATGCCACCTGACTTGCGGCCAATGGTTCAACTTGAAGGGGGACGTTTTGCTACCTCCGATTTGAACGATTTATATCGGCGGGTTATTAACCGTAATAACCGGTTGAAGCGACTTCTTAAATTACAAGCACCTGGAATTATTGTTCAAAATGAAAAACGGATGCTTCAAGAAGCTGTTGATGCATTAATCGATAATGGTCGCCGCGGACGTCCAGTAGCTGGACCAGGTAACCGTCCATTGAAGTCACTTTCTCACTTACTTAAAGGTAAGCAAGGACGTTTCCGTCAAAACTTGCTTGGTAAGCGTGTTGACTACTCTGGCCGTTCCGTTATTGATGTTGGTCCATCATTGAAGTTGAACCAAATGGGATTACCAGTTCCAATGGCACTTGAATTATTTAAGCCATTTATTATGCATGAATTGGTAAAGCGTGGTCTTTCCGCTAACGTTAAATCTGCTAAGCGTAAGATTGATCGCAGTGATGATGATGTCTTTGATGTATTGGAAGACGTTATTAAGGAACACCCAGTTCTATTGAACCGGGCCCCTACTCTTCACCGGTTAGGTATCCAAGCGTTTGAACCAATCTTGGTTTCTGGTAAGTCAATGCGTCTTCACCCATTAGTATGTTCAGCATATAACGCTGACTTTGATGGGGACCAGATGGCTATTCACGTTCCATTATCTGATGAAGCTCAAGCGGAAGCCCGTTTGTTAATGCTTGCTGCTCACCATATTCTTAGTCCTCGTGACGGAGAACCTATTGTTTCACCATCACAGGATATGGTTATTGGTAACTACTACATGACTACTGAAGATAAGGGTCGTGAAGGTGAAGGAATGATCTTCAAGGATACTGATGAAGCTGAACTTGCTTACCGCAATGACTATGTTTCATTACAAACCCGTGTTGGAGTTCAAGTATCTGCATTCCCTGAAAAGCCATTCACTGATGACCAACGAGGCAAGATCATGGTGACAACTGTTGGTAAGCTTCTTTTCAACCGAATTATGCCAAAAGATTTTGCTTACATTAACGAACCAACAGATGCAAATATTCAAAATGGTGTTGACGATCGTTTCTTCCTTGAACCTGGTCAAGATATCCATGAATACCTTGAAAATGCACCATTAGTTCCACCATTTAAGAAGGGCTTCCTATCTGACTTGATCGCTGAAGTATATAAGCGTTACAAAGTTACAAAGACGTCCCAATTCTTAGACCGTATTAAGGACTTAGGTTACTACGAATCAACTATTTCTGGTTTAACTACTGCCATGTCTGATATTCATGATTTACCAGAAAAACCAGAAATTCTTGATAAGGCACAAAAGCAAGTTACTTTAATTACTAAGCAATTCCGTCGTGGTTTAATTACAGACGACGAACGTTATGAACGAGTAATCGGTGCATGGAACGATGCTAAGGATGAGGTTCAAAACAAGTTAATTGAACACATGGATATCCATAACCCAATTAACATGATGTCCGACTCTGGTGCGCGGGGTAACATTTCAAACTTTACTCAGTTAGCTGGAATGCGTGGATTGATGGCATCACCAAACGGTAAGATTATGGAATTGCCTGTTAAGTCAAACTTCTATGAAGGACTTTCAGTGTTGGAAATGTTTATTTCATCACACGGTGCTCGTAAAGGTATGACTGATACAGCCTTGAAGACTGCCAACTCAGGTTACTTAACTCGTCGTCTTGTTGATGTTGCGCAAGATGTGGTTGTTCGTGAAAAAGACTGTGGTACTGATCGCGGACTTGAAGTTACTGCTATTACAAACGGTAACGAAATGATTGAACCGCTTTATGATCGAATCATGGGTCGTTACACTATGAAGTCTGTCTTTGATCCTAAAACTGGTGAAAAGATTGTTGGTAAGAATGTCCTTATTGACGAAGAAATGGCTCAAAAGATTGTTGATGCCGGCGTAAAGAAAGTAACTATTCGTTCAGCATTTACTTGTAACACTGAACATGGTGTATGTGAACGTTGTTATGGACGAAACGCAGCTACTGGTGACCGTGTAGAAGCTGGTGAAGCCGTCGGAACTGTTGCCGCTCAATCAATTGGTGAACCAGGTACTCAGTTAACTCTTCGTAACTTCCACACTGGTGGGGTTGCTGGTAACGATGATATTACTCAAGGTCTTCCACGTATCCAAGAAATTGTTGAAGCACGTAATCCTAAAGGTCGTGCAACAATTACAGAGGTTACTGGTGAAGTTGTGTCTATCGAAGAAAACCCTGCTGAACGGACGAAGGATATTACGATTAAGGGTGAGACTGATACCCGAACTTACACTCTTCCAATTACAGCACGGATGAAAGTTGCTGAAGGTGATTTTATTCACCGTGGGGCACCACTAAATGAAGGTTCGATTGATCCTAAGGAATTAATCCAAGTTCGTGATGTTCTTTCTACTGAAACTTACCTCTTATCGCAAGTTCAAGGTGTTTACCGGATGCAGGGTATTGACTTGTTAGATAAGCACGTTGAAATTATGATTCGTCAAATGATGCGGAAAGTTCGTGTCATGGATCCAGGTGATACCGACCTTCTACCGGGTCAATTAATGGATATTAGTCAATTCCGTGACGCTAACAAGGATACCTTAGTTGCTGGTAATATTCCTGCAACAGCTCGTCCTGTTATTCTTGGTATTACTAAGGCTGCCTTAGAGACAAACAGTTTCTTGTCAGCTGCTTCATTCCAAGAAACTACACGTGTATTAACTGATGCTGCTATTCGTGGTAAGAACGATCCATTAGTTGGATTGAAAGAAAATGTTATTATTGGTAAGATTATTCCTGCAGGTACTGGTATGAGTGCTTACCGGAATATCAAGCCAAAAGAAGTTAGTGTAGCTGCTTACTCAATTAAAGATATTGAGGCTAAGTTAAAAGAAGAAGATAAGCAAAACTAA
- a CDS encoding DUF998 domain-containing protein, whose translation MAKKYQIEIPDSAFKKTDFSMNEELSLSVNHKQINIRPINVSDQLPKINIFWYVIPSIILAAIFLAFFSARKINTVPITGDDYSIANGALILGVCSGILSFLITFIITKILGKGPSKDFHWRSLPTITIACGLIITFSLSAIFWLFGQMFKDARFDIYTATAFIFVIIAAINYIMINLALTLSSGVITNLLTIMIIGGMLFSMLTNSKRDWWRYNFSFLGTAKNSTSLQFNITLIFTGLLMIALVDYLFVNIQRRYHGYKIQVLRWLLIMLAICIASIGLFPNNPEFHVLHDRISMWLVYIMLILIVVIRWVLPEVTKQFLVISYTIGAVMSIEYIVFKLTNYLSLTAFELFEFGLAFSWLLLLLQNIENLAQFGQNLFVVKLKPVKDDTN comes from the coding sequence TTGGCAAAAAAATATCAGATAGAAATTCCTGACTCAGCATTTAAAAAGACAGACTTCTCTATGAACGAAGAGCTCTCTCTTAGTGTTAATCATAAACAAATTAACATCCGTCCAATAAATGTGAGTGATCAACTACCTAAAATTAACATTTTCTGGTATGTGATTCCTTCAATTATTTTAGCTGCAATATTTTTAGCTTTTTTTAGCGCTAGAAAAATTAACACGGTCCCGATAACAGGTGATGATTATTCCATTGCTAATGGTGCATTAATCTTAGGAGTATGTAGTGGAATTCTATCGTTTTTGATAACTTTTATTATTACTAAAATTCTCGGAAAAGGGCCTAGCAAGGATTTTCATTGGCGGAGTTTGCCAACAATTACGATTGCATGCGGCCTAATCATTACATTTTCGCTATCGGCAATTTTTTGGCTGTTCGGTCAGATGTTTAAGGATGCGCGGTTTGATATTTATACCGCAACTGCTTTTATATTTGTAATTATTGCGGCGATAAACTATATTATGATTAATTTAGCGTTAACATTATCATCAGGAGTTATCACCAATTTATTAACAATAATGATTATTGGTGGAATGCTTTTTTCGATGTTGACGAATTCTAAACGAGACTGGTGGCGTTATAATTTCAGTTTTTTAGGAACAGCGAAAAATTCCACAAGTCTGCAATTTAATATAACTTTGATTTTTACCGGATTGTTAATGATTGCTTTAGTTGATTACTTATTTGTAAATATTCAACGTCGGTATCACGGTTATAAAATTCAAGTATTGCGGTGGCTGTTAATTATGTTAGCTATCTGTATCGCTTCTATTGGTCTTTTTCCCAATAATCCAGAATTTCATGTTTTACATGACCGAATTTCAATGTGGCTTGTTTATATTATGCTAATTCTGATTGTAGTTATTAGGTGGGTTCTACCTGAAGTTACTAAACAATTTTTGGTGATTTCTTATACGATTGGAGCCGTAATGAGTATCGAATATATTGTTTTTAAGTTAACGAACTATCTTTCCTTAACAGCATTCGAATTGTTTGAATTTGGCTTGGCCTTTTCTTGGTTGCTTTTATTACTACAAAATATTGAAAATCTCGCTCAATTTGGGCAAAACTTATTTGTAGTAAAACTCAAACCGGTAAAAGATGATACTAATTAA
- the rpsG gene encoding 30S ribosomal protein S7, which produces MPRKGHVQKREILPDPMYNSKLVTSLIDHLMIDGKRGTATKILYAAFDEIKNETGNDPVEVFQQAMENVMPVLEVKARRVGGSNYQVPIEVRPDRRTTLGLRWIVQYARLRGEHTMVERLAREIIDASNNTGASVKKREDTHRMAEANRAFAHYRW; this is translated from the coding sequence ATGCCACGTAAAGGACATGTACAAAAGCGTGAAATTTTACCAGATCCAATGTACAACTCAAAGTTGGTTACTAGCTTAATTGATCACTTAATGATTGATGGTAAGCGTGGAACTGCTACTAAGATTTTATACGCTGCTTTTGATGAAATTAAGAACGAAACTGGTAATGATCCAGTTGAAGTATTCCAACAAGCAATGGAAAATGTTATGCCTGTCTTGGAAGTTAAGGCTCGTCGTGTTGGTGGTTCTAACTACCAAGTTCCGATTGAAGTTCGTCCAGACCGTCGTACTACATTAGGTCTTCGTTGGATTGTTCAATACGCACGTTTGCGCGGTGAACATACAATGGTTGAACGTCTTGCACGTGAAATCATCGATGCTTCAAACAATACTGGAGCTTCAGTTAAAAAGCGTGAAGATACGCACCGTATGGCAGAAGCCAACCGTGCATTCGCACACTACCGCTGGTAA
- the fusA gene encoding elongation factor G, with protein sequence MANKREYPLAKTRNIGIMAHIDAGKTTATERILYYTGKIHKIGETHDGASQMDWMDEEKERGITITSAATTAVWKDNRINIIDTPGHVDFTVEVERALRVLDGAVTVLDAQAGVEPQTETVWRQADQFNVPRIVFANKMDKIGANFDYSVQTIKDRLNVTPLPIQMPIGAEDDFIGLVDLVKMVAYVYDEDKLGTNWDTVEIPDDMKEEAQKRHDEMVETLADIDDNLMEKYLEGEEISVDEIKAAIRKGTLEEQIFPVLAGSAYKDKGIQMMLDAVIDYLPSPIDVKPFVAHDADGNEIELTAGDDKPFAALAFKIATDPFVGRLTFLRVYTGSLQSGSYVLNATKDKRERIGRLLQMHSNQQQEIPEVFSGDIAAAIGLKNTTTGDSLTDPDHPLQLESMDFPEPVIQVSVEPKSKADQDKMDKGLQKLAEEDPTFKAETNPETGETLIAGMGELHLDIIVERLRREFHAEVTVGKPQVSYREAFTKTASAQGKFVRQSGGKGQYGDVWIEFTPLKEGEGFEFEDAIVGGVVPREFIPAVEQGLKEAMQNGVLAGYPLVDMHAKLYDGSYHEVDSSEAAFKVAASLALKNAAKKADPVILEPIMKVDIVVPQDNMGDVMGQVTARRGTIDGMEERGNAQLIHSFVPLSEMFGYATALRSATQGRGTFTMTFDHYSAVPKSVQEDIIKKNGGNN encoded by the coding sequence ATGGCTAATAAACGTGAATACCCACTTGCTAAGACTCGTAACATCGGTATCATGGCACATATTGATGCCGGTAAGACGACTGCAACTGAGCGGATTCTATATTATACTGGTAAGATTCACAAAATTGGTGAAACCCATGATGGTGCTTCACAAATGGACTGGATGGATGAAGAAAAGGAACGTGGTATTACTATCACGTCAGCAGCTACTACTGCTGTTTGGAAAGATAACCGGATCAACATCATTGATACTCCAGGACACGTGGACTTTACTGTCGAAGTTGAACGTGCATTACGTGTTCTTGATGGTGCTGTAACAGTTCTTGATGCTCAAGCTGGTGTTGAACCACAAACAGAAACTGTTTGGCGTCAAGCTGACCAATTTAACGTTCCACGGATCGTTTTTGCGAACAAGATGGATAAGATTGGTGCTAACTTTGATTACTCAGTTCAAACTATTAAAGACCGTTTGAATGTTACTCCTCTTCCTATTCAAATGCCAATTGGTGCTGAAGATGACTTTATCGGTTTAGTTGACCTTGTTAAGATGGTTGCCTATGTTTATGACGAAGATAAGCTCGGTACTAACTGGGATACTGTTGAGATTCCTGATGATATGAAGGAAGAAGCTCAAAAGCGTCATGACGAAATGGTTGAAACATTAGCTGATATTGACGATAACTTAATGGAAAAGTACCTTGAAGGTGAAGAAATTTCTGTTGATGAAATCAAAGCAGCTATTCGTAAAGGTACTTTGGAAGAACAAATTTTCCCTGTATTAGCTGGTTCAGCTTACAAGGATAAAGGTATTCAAATGATGCTTGATGCTGTTATTGATTATCTTCCATCACCAATTGATGTTAAGCCATTCGTTGCTCATGATGCTGATGGAAATGAAATTGAATTAACAGCTGGTGATGATAAGCCATTTGCTGCCTTAGCATTTAAGATTGCTACTGACCCATTCGTTGGTCGTTTGACATTCTTACGTGTTTACACTGGTTCACTTCAATCAGGTTCATACGTTCTTAATGCTACTAAGGACAAGCGTGAACGTATCGGTCGTTTGCTTCAAATGCACTCTAACCAACAACAAGAAATTCCAGAAGTATTCTCTGGTGATATTGCTGCTGCTATTGGTTTGAAGAACACTACTACTGGTGATTCATTAACTGATCCTGACCATCCACTTCAACTTGAATCAATGGACTTCCCAGAACCTGTTATCCAAGTTTCTGTAGAACCTAAGTCTAAGGCGGACCAAGATAAGATGGACAAGGGCCTTCAAAAGCTTGCTGAAGAAGATCCAACATTCAAGGCTGAAACTAATCCTGAAACTGGTGAAACTTTAATTGCCGGTATGGGTGAGCTTCACTTGGACATTATTGTTGAACGTCTTCGTCGGGAATTCCACGCTGAAGTTACTGTTGGTAAGCCACAAGTTTCATACCGTGAAGCATTTACTAAGACTGCAAGTGCTCAAGGTAAGTTTGTTCGTCAATCTGGTGGTAAAGGTCAATACGGTGATGTATGGATCGAATTTACACCACTTAAAGAAGGGGAAGGATTCGAATTTGAAGATGCCATCGTTGGTGGTGTTGTTCCTCGTGAATTTATCCCTGCTGTTGAACAAGGTTTGAAAGAAGCTATGCAAAATGGTGTTCTTGCAGGTTACCCACTTGTTGACATGCATGCTAAGCTTTATGATGGTAGTTACCACGAAGTTGACTCTAGTGAAGCTGCCTTTAAGGTTGCTGCATCATTAGCACTTAAGAATGCTGCTAAGAAAGCAGATCCTGTTATCCTTGAACCAATTATGAAGGTTGACATTGTTGTACCACAAGACAACATGGGTGATGTTATGGGGCAAGTAACAGCTCGTCGTGGTACCATTGATGGTATGGAAGAACGTGGTAATGCTCAATTAATCCACTCATTTGTTCCACTTTCTGAAATGTTTGGATACGCTACTGCATTGCGTTCAGCAACACAAGGTCGTGGTACCTTCACTATGACTTTCGATCACTACTCAGCTGTTCCTAAGTCTGTTCAAGAAGATATTATTAAGAAAAACGGTGGCAATAACTAA